A genomic region of Azoarcus sp. KH32C contains the following coding sequences:
- a CDS encoding response regulator transcription factor, with translation MIRLLIADDHAIVRSGLRQIIATTSDLQVVAEAGDGAAVLTAVRGGGCDLLVMDMTMPGLSGVDLIRRVRTERPTLPILVLSMHNEGQVVSRALKAGAAGYVAKDCDPDVLLSAMRKVAGGGRFLDPALVDAMVFDSGPADIDTPPLDILSDREYQVLQLVASGQSLNDIGERLNVSAKTVSTHKARLMQKLGIDNNAELVRYAMRHGLLDQ, from the coding sequence ATGATCCGGCTCCTCATCGCCGACGACCACGCGATCGTGCGCAGCGGTCTGCGGCAGATCATCGCGACCACCTCCGACCTGCAGGTGGTCGCCGAGGCGGGCGACGGCGCGGCGGTGCTCACGGCGGTGCGCGGGGGCGGCTGCGACCTGCTGGTGATGGACATGACGATGCCGGGCCTGTCGGGCGTCGATCTGATCCGCCGCGTCCGCACCGAGCGCCCGACGCTGCCGATCCTGGTGCTGTCGATGCACAACGAGGGACAGGTCGTGTCGCGCGCGCTGAAGGCGGGCGCCGCGGGCTACGTCGCGAAGGATTGCGACCCGGACGTCCTGCTCTCGGCGATGCGCAAGGTCGCCGGCGGCGGCCGCTTCCTCGACCCGGCACTGGTCGACGCGATGGTCTTCGACAGCGGCCCCGCCGACATCGACACGCCGCCGCTCGACATCCTCTCCGACCGGGAATACCAGGTGCTGCAGTTGGTGGCGAGCGGGCAGAGCCTCAACGACATCGGCGAGCGGCTCAATGTCAGCGCGAAGACGGTGAGCACGCACAAGGCGCGGCTGATGCAGAAGCTCGGTATCGACAACAACGCCGAGCTCGTCCGCTACGCGATGCGCCACGGCCTGCTCGATCAGTAG